CGAGTCTGAGCCCTCACCTGTGGGGGTTACAACACAATGCAGCAGTGGTTTTGTGAATGAAGGAGGAAGAAGAGTCTGTGTGGTTGACACGCCAGGGTTTTGTGGATCGCTGACTAAAGAAGAAATGAAGGCACACTTGGAGAAGTGTGTTGAGCTTTCTGTTCCTGGTCCTCATGCGTTCCTGCTGGTCATCAATCTGGACGCGAGATTCACAGCGGAGGAGATGAACACAGTGGAACTGATTCAGCAGAACTTCGGAGAAGGTGCTGTGCACCACAACATCATCCTGTTCACCAGAGCAGATCAACTGAGAGGCAGATCTTTGCAGCAGTATATAGCAAGAAGCCAGGATCTGAAGAGACTTATAGAGTGCTGCGGTGGAAGATATCACGCATTCAACAATAACGACATGAGGAACCGCACTCAAGTCACCGAGCTGCTGGAGAAGATTGACAGAATGACCCAAAATGGAAGAAGATATTACACTAACGTGATGTTTGAAGAAGCTCAAAAGAAGATTAGGAGAAAGGAGACGATAAAAAAGGTCAAAGATGCGGCATTAGCGGTTGGATCAGCAATAGGAACGGGAGCAGCAGTGACAGGAGGGGTCATCCTGGGAGTAACAGAGGTGGCCGTTGCTCTTCCTGTTGTTTTAATCGGAGCTGGAGCTGCA
The nucleotide sequence above comes from Carassius gibelio isolate Cgi1373 ecotype wild population from Czech Republic chromosome B3, carGib1.2-hapl.c, whole genome shotgun sequence. Encoded proteins:
- the LOC127953157 gene encoding GTPase IMAP family member 9 translates to MCLRHKVEQETRSQMSDNESLLQNDFTEESFHSNFLFQNHDIRIILVGKTGTGKSATGNTILRRELFESEPSPVGVTTQCSSGFVNEGGRRVCVVDTPGFCGSLTKEEMKAHLEKCVELSVPGPHAFLLVINLDARFTAEEMNTVELIQQNFGEGAVHHNIILFTRADQLRGRSLQQYIARSQDLKRLIECCGGRYHAFNNNDMRNRTQVTELLEKIDRMTQNGRRYYTNVMFEEAQKKIRRKETIKKVKDAALAVGSAIGTGAAVTGGVILGVTEVAVALPVVLIGAGAAAGVGMGVKLVVDKVQQNKKEN